One window from the genome of Rhodopseudomonas sp. P2A-2r encodes:
- the fliN gene encoding flagellar motor switch protein FliN, translating into MSNDTQVPLPDLNGADPVAMGDVGYNEDEQVTRIAADLEAVFDVPVQVSAVLGRSKMDVGELLKLGPGTVLELDRRVGEAIDIYVNNRLVARGEVVLVEEKLGVTMTEIIKTERS; encoded by the coding sequence ATGAGCAACGACACCCAGGTGCCGCTCCCCGATCTCAACGGCGCCGATCCGGTCGCGATGGGGGACGTCGGATACAATGAGGACGAACAGGTCACGCGCATCGCCGCCGACCTGGAAGCGGTGTTCGACGTGCCCGTGCAGGTCTCCGCGGTGCTCGGCCGCTCGAAGATGGATGTCGGCGAGTTGCTGAAGCTCGGGCCCGGCACCGTGCTGGAACTGGACCGCCGGGTCGGCGAGGCCATCGACATCTACGTCAACAACCGCCTCGTCGCGCGCGGCGAAGTGGTGCTGGTCGAGGAAAAACTCGGCGTCACCATGACCGAAATCATCAAGACCGAGCGCAGCTAA
- a CDS encoding sigma-54 interaction domain-containing protein, which translates to MRLLIVGTLKGQLTTATKIAMDNGASVVHAENLDQAMAVLRGGKGADLLLVDVALDIRDLVMRLEAEHIHVPIVACGITNDARAAVAAIHAGAKEYIPLPPDPELIAAVLAAVANDSRDLIYRDEAMAKVVKLAQQIAGSDASVMITGESGTGKEVLARYVHTRSHRAKKPFISINCAAIPEHLLESELFGHEKGAFTGAIARRIGKFEEATGGTLLLDEISEMDVRLQSKLLRAIQERVIDRVGGTRPVPIDIRIIATSNRNLSDAVREGTFREDLLFRLNVVNLKIPPLRDRPADILELAQHFAKKYADANGVPVRPISAEARHVLTVNRWQGNVRELENTMHRSVLMATGDEIGADAILTPDGDRLDLAKTAPAVAHATLAAEQVTRSLVGRTVADVERDLILETLKHCLGNRTHAANILGISIRTLRNKLNEYADGGLPITPAGSGDYRAMVATM; encoded by the coding sequence ATGCGGCTTCTCATCGTCGGAACCCTCAAGGGCCAGCTGACTACCGCCACCAAGATCGCCATGGACAACGGCGCCTCCGTCGTCCACGCCGAGAACCTCGACCAGGCGATGGCGGTGCTGCGCGGCGGCAAGGGCGCCGACCTGCTGCTGGTCGATGTCGCGCTCGATATTCGCGACCTCGTGATGCGGCTGGAAGCTGAACATATCCACGTGCCGATCGTCGCCTGCGGCATCACCAATGACGCCCGTGCCGCAGTCGCTGCGATTCACGCCGGTGCCAAAGAATACATCCCGCTGCCGCCGGATCCGGAGCTGATCGCCGCGGTGCTGGCCGCCGTCGCCAACGACTCCCGTGACCTGATCTACCGCGACGAGGCCATGGCCAAGGTCGTCAAGCTGGCGCAGCAGATCGCCGGCTCCGATGCCTCCGTGATGATCACCGGCGAATCCGGCACCGGCAAGGAAGTGCTGGCGCGCTATGTTCACACTCGCTCGCACCGCGCCAAGAAGCCGTTCATATCAATCAACTGTGCGGCGATCCCCGAGCATCTCTTGGAATCCGAACTGTTCGGTCACGAAAAAGGCGCCTTCACCGGCGCCATCGCCCGCCGCATCGGCAAGTTCGAGGAAGCTACCGGCGGCACCCTGCTGCTCGACGAAATCAGCGAGATGGACGTCCGCCTGCAATCGAAATTGCTGCGCGCGATCCAGGAGCGGGTGATCGATCGCGTCGGCGGCACGCGCCCGGTGCCGATCGACATCCGCATCATCGCCACGTCCAACCGCAACCTGTCGGATGCGGTGCGCGAAGGCACCTTCCGCGAGGATCTGCTGTTTCGGCTCAACGTGGTCAATCTCAAGATCCCGCCGCTGCGCGACCGCCCGGCGGACATTCTCGAACTGGCCCAGCACTTCGCCAAGAAATACGCCGACGCCAACGGCGTGCCGGTGCGGCCGATCTCGGCTGAAGCCCGGCACGTGCTGACCGTCAACCGCTGGCAGGGTAACGTCCGTGAACTCGAGAACACGATGCACCGCTCGGTGCTGATGGCCACGGGCGACGAGATCGGTGCCGATGCCATTCTCACGCCTGACGGCGATCGTCTCGATCTGGCAAAGACCGCACCGGCCGTAGCGCATGCGACCCTCGCTGCCGAACAGGTCACCCGCTCCCTGGTCGGTCGCACCGTTGCCGATGTGGAGCGCGATCTCATTCTCGAGACGTTGAAGCATTGCCTCGGCAACCGCACCCATGCCGCGAATATTCTGGGCATCTCGATCCGCACCCTGCGCAACAAGCTCAACGAATATGCCGATGGCGGCCTGCCGATCACACCGGCCGGTTCGGGCGACTACCGCGCGATGGTCGCAACGATGTAG
- a CDS encoding DUF4345 domain-containing protein gives MQRRLLQTAVALTGLSAVGFGLAGVLIGTSFSGVAVDVTMDSYVRFLKGMLLAIGLIYWSAIPNIERHSERIALVTFILVLGAIPRLMSVISHGVPTLGILLSLFGELVIVPLIWLWQRHVAKLGLSR, from the coding sequence ATGCAACGCAGACTGCTTCAAACCGCCGTAGCGCTGACCGGACTGTCTGCGGTCGGCTTCGGCCTGGCCGGCGTGCTGATCGGCACCAGTTTCAGCGGCGTGGCCGTCGATGTGACCATGGACAGCTATGTGCGCTTCCTCAAGGGCATGTTGCTGGCGATCGGGCTGATTTACTGGTCGGCGATCCCCAATATCGAACGGCACAGCGAGCGGATCGCGCTGGTGACCTTCATCCTGGTGCTGGGCGCGATCCCGCGCCTGATGTCGGTGATCTCTCACGGCGTTCCAACGCTCGGCATCCTGCTCAGCCTGTTCGGCGAACTGGTGATCGTGCCGCTGATCTGGCTGTGGCAACGCCATGTCGCAAAGCTCGGCCTCAGCCGATGA
- a CDS encoding ATP-dependent DNA helicase, giving the protein MPTFTPHQDAALKAVDDWLKAKPGKGNTPPVFRLFGYAGTGKTTLARHIADNVDGEVKFAAFTGKAALVMRNKGCDGASTIHSLIYRARETGEEQPNFELWDDAPASKAKLIVIDECSMVDADLGRDLMSFDCPLLVLGDPAQLPPIQGGGFFTDCEPDVMLTEVHRQAENDPIVRMSMDVREGRELDIGRYGESEVISRTELDPKRVMDADQVLCGRNNTRRAYNTRFRLRLGVEDPLPVADDKLVCLRNNRKKALFNGGLWRVKARAASKSQIITMRLSPDEDFGGKVTKVSVRADCFSGGVDQLPWDQRKPYDEFDYGYVLTVHKSQGSQWDDVVLFDESFAFQESRARWLYTGITRAAKRLSIVI; this is encoded by the coding sequence ATGCCCACTTTTACCCCGCACCAGGACGCCGCGCTCAAAGCCGTCGATGACTGGCTGAAAGCAAAACCAGGCAAGGGCAACACACCGCCGGTGTTCCGGCTGTTCGGCTATGCCGGCACCGGCAAGACCACGCTGGCGCGGCACATCGCCGACAACGTCGACGGCGAGGTCAAGTTCGCGGCATTCACCGGCAAGGCCGCTTTGGTGATGCGCAACAAGGGCTGCGACGGCGCTTCCACCATCCATTCGCTGATCTACCGCGCCCGGGAGACCGGCGAGGAACAGCCCAATTTCGAGTTGTGGGACGATGCGCCGGCCTCGAAGGCCAAGCTGATCGTGATCGACGAATGCTCCATGGTCGACGCCGATCTCGGCCGCGACCTGATGTCGTTCGACTGCCCGCTCCTGGTGCTCGGCGATCCCGCGCAGCTGCCACCCATCCAGGGCGGCGGCTTCTTCACCGATTGCGAACCCGACGTCATGCTGACAGAGGTGCATCGCCAGGCCGAGAATGACCCGATCGTGCGCATGTCCATGGACGTGCGCGAGGGCCGCGAGCTGGACATCGGCCGCTACGGCGAGAGCGAGGTGATCTCGCGCACCGAACTCGATCCGAAGCGCGTGATGGACGCCGACCAGGTGCTCTGCGGGCGCAACAACACCCGCCGCGCCTACAACACCCGGTTCCGTCTGCGGCTCGGCGTCGAAGATCCGCTGCCCGTGGCCGACGACAAGCTGGTGTGCCTGCGCAACAACCGCAAGAAGGCGCTGTTCAACGGCGGACTATGGCGCGTCAAGGCACGCGCCGCGTCGAAATCGCAGATCATCACCATGCGGCTATCGCCGGATGAGGATTTCGGCGGCAAGGTCACCAAGGTGTCGGTGCGCGCCGACTGTTTCAGCGGCGGCGTCGACCAGTTGCCGTGGGACCAGCGCAAGCCCTATGACGAATTCGACTACGGCTATGTGCTCACCGTGCACAAGAGCCAAGGCTCGCAATGGGACGACGTGGTGCTGTTCGACGAGAGCTTCGCGTTCCAGGAAAGCCGCGCGCGCTGGCTCTATACCGGCATCACACGTGCCGCCAAGCGCCTCAGCATCGTGATCTGA
- a CDS encoding BA14K family protein, producing the protein MRTFQKITSAVLIGATALTFSVPAISAPMMNQASVAKAVPSSTENVQYYRGHGYGYGGGYRHGYGHRGYGHRGGGNGALIGGLAAGAIIGGAIAAGAASNAQAQQNANYCAQRYRSYDPASGTYLNNDGNRYPCP; encoded by the coding sequence ATGCGAACGTTTCAAAAAATCACATCCGCCGTGCTGATCGGCGCCACCGCGCTGACATTTTCGGTTCCGGCTATATCCGCGCCCATGATGAACCAGGCGAGTGTGGCCAAGGCCGTTCCGTCGTCGACCGAGAACGTGCAATATTATCGCGGGCACGGCTACGGGTACGGCGGCGGTTATCGCCATGGCTACGGACACCGTGGTTACGGGCATCGTGGCGGCGGCAACGGCGCGCTTATCGGCGGATTGGCGGCGGGCGCGATCATCGGCGGCGCCATTGCGGCCGGCGCGGCGAGCAACGCCCAGGCACAGCAGAACGCCAATTACTGCGCCCAGCGCTACCGCTCCTACGATCCGGCTTCCGGCACCTATCTCAACAACGACGGCAACCGCTATCCCTGCCCGTAA
- the msrA gene encoding peptide-methionine (S)-S-oxide reductase MsrA, with the protein MRRSTFNRLSLCVATAVGALAIASFAVPSYAAEDAVIIPAPAMDAQPSGTTETAVIAGGCFWGVQGVFQHTKGVVNAVSGYAGGTKSTANYSAVSTGSTGHAEAVEIKYDPKQISYGKILQIYFSVAHDPTQLNRQGPDSGTQYRSEIFTTSAEQKKVAEAYIAQLNAAKAWKKPIVTKISALQGFFPAEEYHQDYLTLHPNQPYIVYNDLPKVENLKKIFAQNYIEKPTLVSSAKVTN; encoded by the coding sequence ATGCGCCGCTCCACCTTCAACCGCCTGTCACTGTGCGTTGCCACTGCCGTCGGCGCGCTGGCGATCGCCTCCTTCGCCGTGCCATCCTACGCGGCCGAGGACGCGGTGATCATTCCCGCACCCGCCATGGATGCACAGCCCTCCGGCACAACCGAGACCGCGGTCATCGCCGGCGGTTGCTTCTGGGGCGTGCAGGGCGTGTTTCAGCATACCAAGGGCGTCGTCAACGCCGTATCGGGCTATGCCGGCGGCACGAAGAGCACGGCGAACTATTCCGCAGTGTCTACTGGCTCGACCGGCCACGCCGAGGCTGTGGAGATCAAATACGACCCGAAGCAGATCAGCTACGGCAAGATCCTGCAGATCTATTTCTCGGTGGCGCACGACCCGACCCAGCTCAATCGCCAAGGGCCGGACAGCGGTACGCAGTATCGCTCGGAGATCTTCACCACCTCGGCCGAGCAGAAGAAGGTTGCCGAGGCCTACATCGCCCAGCTCAACGCCGCCAAGGCGTGGAAGAAGCCCATCGTCACCAAGATCAGCGCGCTGCAGGGATTTTTCCCCGCAGAAGAGTATCATCAGGACTACCTGACGCTGCACCCGAACCAGCCCTATATTGTCTATAATGACCTTCCGAAGGTCGAAAACCTGAAGAAGATCTTTGCGCAGAATTATATCGAGAAGCCGACGCTGGTCAGCAGCGCCAAGGTCACGAACTGA
- the msrB gene encoding peptide-methionine (R)-S-oxide reductase MsrB — protein sequence MTDTKINPGKVEKSDAEWRRELSPMQYAVLREKATERPFSAEYEHDHTPGTFVCAGCGQTLFDSDAKFDSGCGWPSFTQPALESHVDEERDMSHGMVRTEVLCSKCNGHLGHVFPDGPGPTGLRYCINSAALKLQPK from the coding sequence ATGACCGACACGAAGATCAATCCCGGCAAGGTTGAGAAGAGCGACGCCGAATGGCGCCGCGAGCTTAGTCCCATGCAGTACGCCGTGCTGCGTGAGAAGGCGACCGAGCGGCCGTTCTCCGCCGAATACGAGCATGACCACACGCCCGGCACTTTCGTTTGCGCAGGTTGCGGCCAGACCCTGTTCGACTCCGACGCCAAGTTCGATTCCGGTTGCGGCTGGCCGAGTTTCACGCAGCCCGCTCTGGAGAGCCATGTCGACGAGGAGCGTGACATGAGCCACGGGATGGTACGGACGGAGGTGCTGTGCTCGAAGTGCAATGGCCATCTCGGTCACGTGTTTCCCGACGGCCCCGGACCGACGGGATTGCGCTATTGCATCAACTCGGCGGCCTTGAAACTTCAGCCGAAATAA
- a CDS encoding DUF4112 domain-containing protein — protein sequence MQSDRSYTSSSSSPPRDSRQSGAARGPIIDQDGREVRPEQFGPQAGGFAFAFDGASASMFGNLTREQRIARLDALAKLLDVAFIVPGTNIRYGIDGIIGLVPVLGDIITTAISLWVVREARALGAPWHVTMRMLGNVALDGVVGIVPVVGDAFDVMFRANIRNVRMLRKWLDKQPR from the coding sequence ATGCAAAGTGATCGCAGCTACACATCATCATCGTCGTCTCCGCCGCGCGATTCCCGGCAGAGCGGCGCTGCGCGCGGTCCGATCATCGATCAGGACGGTCGCGAGGTGCGGCCGGAGCAATTCGGGCCGCAGGCCGGGGGCTTCGCTTTTGCGTTCGACGGTGCGTCAGCCAGCATGTTCGGCAACCTGACGCGGGAGCAGCGTATCGCCCGGCTGGACGCGCTGGCGAAACTGCTGGATGTCGCCTTCATCGTGCCCGGCACCAACATTCGCTACGGTATCGACGGGATCATCGGTCTGGTCCCGGTGCTCGGCGACATCATCACGACCGCGATTTCGCTGTGGGTGGTGCGCGAGGCGCGCGCGCTCGGCGCGCCCTGGCATGTCACCATGCGGATGCTCGGCAATGTGGCGCTGGATGGTGTGGTCGGAATCGTGCCCGTGGTGGGCGATGCCTTCGATGTGATGTTCCGCGCCAATATCCGTAATGTCAGGATGTTGCGGAAGTGGCTCGACAAGCAGCCGCGCTAG
- a CDS encoding PAS domain-containing protein: MGRPLGDVCLDIASYARERKHEFLSYILRLAAAEAYKSADEESFDLAMPRKFSPSDLIAGIWDWDISHDRNHGDASCAELFSIDPQRAARGLPVSAYLDAIHPDDIGRVKQKLADVTRLGGVYQVEHRVIRNDRLYWVFARGHCTLDRHGRPVRLPGALVDITHEKAMH, from the coding sequence ATGGGACGACCACTGGGCGATGTGTGCCTCGACATCGCGAGCTACGCCCGCGAGCGGAAGCACGAATTCCTGTCCTACATCCTGCGGCTCGCGGCCGCCGAGGCCTACAAAAGCGCCGACGAGGAAAGCTTCGATCTGGCGATGCCGCGGAAATTCTCGCCGTCGGACCTGATCGCCGGTATCTGGGACTGGGACATCAGCCACGATCGCAACCATGGCGACGCCAGTTGCGCGGAGCTGTTCAGCATCGACCCGCAGCGCGCCGCACGCGGCCTGCCGGTGAGCGCCTATCTCGACGCCATCCATCCCGACGACATCGGCCGCGTCAAGCAGAAGCTGGCCGACGTGACGCGGCTTGGCGGCGTCTATCAGGTCGAGCACCGGGTGATCAGGAACGACCGGCTCTACTGGGTTTTTGCGCGCGGCCATTGCACGCTCGACAGGCACGGCCGCCCTGTGCGGCTGCCCGGTGCGCTGGTCGACATCACGCACGAAAAGGCGATGCACTGA
- a CDS encoding DUF5413 family protein codes for MKRFVIFVLLGPVIGFIVFVLRDIAGGKIFGGFPGLLIGLPFAYLFGIVPALIMWLEDWWLCERIPLLAKVATSALNGYLAVIALLWLNTAPGQVHAPQFLTFGLVGAVPAAICSLLSWTGWSRKEQQV; via the coding sequence ATGAAGCGCTTTGTGATTTTCGTTCTGCTGGGTCCGGTGATCGGCTTCATCGTGTTCGTGCTGCGCGACATCGCCGGCGGCAAGATCTTTGGCGGCTTTCCCGGTCTGCTGATAGGGCTGCCCTTCGCCTACCTGTTCGGCATCGTGCCGGCCTTGATCATGTGGCTGGAGGACTGGTGGCTGTGCGAACGCATCCCGCTGCTCGCCAAGGTCGCCACCTCGGCGCTGAATGGCTATCTCGCTGTGATTGCGCTGCTGTGGCTCAACACCGCACCGGGCCAGGTCCACGCTCCGCAATTCCTCACCTTCGGCCTGGTCGGCGCGGTGCCGGCGGCGATCTGCTCGCTGCTGTCGTGGACCGGCTGGTCGCGGAAGGAGCAGCAGGTCTAG
- a CDS encoding GGDEF domain-containing protein gives MLSVPTLWLVFTSNFLAVGLIWAYVTRSYPNFSAAKYWTASALAGAFGAAAGLLRGGGLVDSTVPLLVGTLTMILAGCFAVMGIQRFYGRPVSWRLPVVTVALSAAGLAFFSLVHDNIAMRITVYSLGQAVPTVMTLGLLLRAPADGRSNPGARLAGSISVLMVAAYVMRSAAALLGVGGHIDFLHYNALQAALVLVLVFLSMAWNFGFLMMAIDALRAEVADLALIDDLTGVANRRHFLQRLQEECAVSQRSQKPFALLAIDLDGFKEINDGFGHAAGDDCLRHFTLMVQSRLRPGDLLARTGGDEFCIVLPATTLIEGGAIAHRVLDACREDAAGCIGDEIPIAASIGVAEWTPQIGHYPDRLVAAADQALYAAKNDGKNRYALFEPAPELAPGGTDGAKRSPASLRKSA, from the coding sequence ATGCTGAGCGTCCCGACCCTGTGGCTGGTATTTACCTCCAATTTTCTCGCCGTGGGCCTGATCTGGGCCTATGTGACGCGCAGCTATCCGAATTTTTCCGCGGCCAAGTACTGGACCGCGTCGGCGCTGGCCGGGGCGTTCGGCGCCGCGGCGGGGCTGCTGCGCGGCGGCGGCCTGGTGGATTCCACGGTCCCGCTGCTGGTCGGCACCCTGACCATGATCCTCGCGGGCTGCTTCGCGGTGATGGGTATCCAGCGCTTCTATGGCCGCCCGGTAAGCTGGCGCCTCCCCGTGGTCACCGTCGCGCTCAGCGCCGCCGGACTGGCGTTCTTCTCGCTCGTGCATGACAACATTGCGATGCGCATCACGGTCTATTCGCTGGGTCAGGCGGTCCCGACGGTGATGACGCTCGGCCTGCTGCTGCGCGCGCCGGCCGACGGTCGCAGCAATCCCGGCGCCCGGCTGGCCGGCTCGATCTCGGTGCTGATGGTGGCAGCCTATGTGATGCGCTCGGCGGCGGCGCTGCTGGGTGTTGGTGGCCACATCGACTTCCTGCACTACAACGCGTTGCAGGCGGCGCTGGTGCTGGTGCTGGTGTTCCTGTCGATGGCGTGGAATTTCGGTTTCCTGATGATGGCGATCGACGCGCTGCGCGCCGAGGTCGCCGATCTGGCGCTGATCGACGACCTGACCGGCGTTGCCAATCGCCGCCACTTCCTGCAGCGCCTGCAGGAAGAATGCGCGGTGTCGCAACGCTCGCAAAAGCCGTTTGCCCTGCTGGCGATCGATCTCGACGGCTTCAAGGAAATCAATGACGGCTTCGGCCATGCCGCTGGCGACGACTGCCTGCGGCACTTCACCTTGATGGTGCAGTCGCGGCTGCGCCCCGGCGACCTCCTGGCGCGCACCGGCGGCGACGAATTCTGCATCGTGCTGCCGGCCACCACCCTGATCGAGGGTGGAGCGATCGCCCACCGCGTGCTCGATGCCTGCCGCGAGGATGCTGCCGGCTGCATCGGCGACGAGATTCCGATCGCCGCCTCGATCGGCGTTGCGGAGTGGACGCCGCAGATCGGCCACTATCCGGACCGGCTGGTGGCCGCCGCCGACCAGGCGTTGTATGCCGCGAAGAACGACGGCAAGAATCGCTACGCGCTGTTCGAACCCGCCCCCGAACTGGCCCCGGGCGGCACCGACGGCGCGAAGCGCTCGCCGGCCAGCCTGCGCAAGAGCGCGTAG
- a CDS encoding GGDEF domain-containing protein produces MLTPGGVWILAVVNFAALGVVWACVAYIYPKFIAARFWVGCAAVAALSAVVGAMRGMIDPVIPVLLGNGLIMLSSCLGAAGIRRFYGRDIAWLPCLIIVVVEVVGLAVFLLWRDDIGVRIAIHSVCQSMVLALALAPQLSQRRQAVDPGARVTAGIGIAMIVVGAIRTALSLGNVGGSVQLVELNTVQAAFTLVLILLGTAWNFGFLLMAIGRLRDEVISLALTDDLTGVANRRHFLQRLQQECTASQRSQKTFVLVAIDLDGFKGINDSFGHAAGDDCLRRFSALVQARLRLRDLLARTGGDEFCIVLPATTLTEGAAMARRILDACRSGAEGSPIPIAASMGLVQWTPSIGQQPEPMMVAADQALYLAKNHGKNCYALFDSVLGPLLDSHSDAASDGQELLRPLPHAPGGPPLVPTLSRMRSTG; encoded by the coding sequence ATGCTGACCCCCGGCGGCGTCTGGATCCTCGCGGTGGTCAACTTCGCCGCGCTCGGCGTGGTCTGGGCGTGCGTGGCCTATATCTATCCGAAGTTCATCGCGGCGCGGTTCTGGGTCGGCTGCGCCGCCGTCGCCGCGCTCAGCGCTGTCGTGGGGGCGATGCGCGGCATGATCGATCCGGTGATCCCGGTGCTGCTCGGCAACGGGCTGATCATGCTGTCGAGCTGCCTCGGCGCCGCCGGCATCCGGCGCTTCTATGGCCGCGACATCGCATGGTTGCCCTGCCTGATCATCGTCGTCGTCGAGGTCGTTGGCCTGGCGGTGTTCCTGCTCTGGCGCGACGACATCGGGGTGCGCATCGCAATTCATTCTGTGTGCCAGTCAATGGTGCTGGCGCTGGCGCTGGCGCCGCAACTGTCGCAGCGCCGTCAGGCCGTCGATCCCGGGGCCCGGGTCACGGCAGGCATCGGCATCGCGATGATCGTCGTTGGCGCGATCCGCACCGCCCTGTCGCTGGGGAATGTCGGCGGCTCGGTGCAACTGGTCGAACTGAACACCGTGCAGGCCGCCTTCACGCTGGTGCTGATCCTGCTCGGGACGGCGTGGAATTTCGGCTTCCTGCTGATGGCCATCGGCCGGCTGCGCGACGAGGTGATCAGCCTCGCTCTGACCGACGACCTCACCGGGGTGGCCAACCGCCGGCATTTCCTGCAGCGCCTGCAGCAGGAATGCACGGCGTCGCAGCGTTCGCAAAAAACGTTCGTCCTGGTGGCGATCGATCTCGACGGCTTCAAGGGGATCAACGACAGCTTCGGCCACGCCGCCGGCGACGATTGCCTGCGCCGGTTCTCGGCGCTGGTGCAGGCGCGGCTGCGCCTCCGCGATCTCTTGGCCCGCACCGGCGGCGACGAGTTCTGCATCGTCTTGCCGGCCACCACGCTGACCGAAGGCGCGGCCATGGCCCGCCGCATCCTCGATGCGTGCCGTTCCGGCGCGGAAGGCAGCCCCATTCCCATCGCGGCCTCGATGGGGCTGGTGCAATGGACGCCGTCGATCGGCCAGCAGCCCGAGCCGATGATGGTCGCGGCCGACCAGGCGCTCTACCTCGCCAAGAACCACGGCAAGAACTGCTACGCGCTGTTCGACAGCGTGCTCGGCCCGCTGCTGGACAGCCACTCCGACGCAGCATCGGACGGACAAGAGTTGTTACGTCCGCTTCCGCACGCACCGGGCGGACCGCCGCTGGTCCCGACCTTGTCCAGGATGCGCTCGACCGGCTGA
- a CDS encoding lytic transglycosylase domain-containing protein, whose translation MSLPRLAASLCAPLLASLLFAAPASAARCGGDFNTFVAAMQQEAASAGISQAVISQAFAGVTLDPAVLNFDRRQRGTFNKSFEQYVATRVGQGRISMGLQMLSRHAALLSRIEQRFGVPPQIVVAIWGLESDFGKGDIGKMPVIRTLTTMAHDCRRTELFQGELLAALKILQRGDLPQRDLIGAFAGEIGQTQFLPSSYIKYGVDFDGNGHVDLRHSVPDVLASTANLLHTAGFKNGQPYGEGTANFEAMREWNRATIYRKTIAYFADRLAAGR comes from the coding sequence ATGTCCCTCCCGCGCCTCGCCGCCTCGCTCTGTGCCCCGCTCCTCGCCAGCCTGCTGTTCGCGGCGCCCGCCTCGGCCGCGCGCTGCGGCGGCGATTTCAATACGTTTGTCGCGGCGATGCAGCAGGAGGCCGCGAGCGCCGGCATCTCGCAGGCGGTGATCTCGCAGGCCTTCGCCGGCGTGACGCTGGACCCCGCGGTGCTGAATTTCGATCGCCGCCAGCGCGGCACCTTCAACAAGAGCTTCGAGCAATATGTCGCGACCCGGGTCGGGCAGGGCCGCATCTCCATGGGCCTGCAGATGCTGTCGCGCCATGCCGCGCTGCTCAGCCGCATCGAGCAGCGTTTCGGCGTGCCGCCGCAGATCGTGGTGGCGATCTGGGGGCTGGAGTCGGATTTCGGCAAGGGCGACATCGGCAAGATGCCGGTGATCCGCACGCTGACCACCATGGCCCACGACTGCCGCCGCACCGAGCTGTTCCAGGGCGAGCTGCTGGCCGCGCTGAAAATCCTGCAGCGCGGCGACCTGCCGCAACGCGACCTGATCGGCGCCTTCGCCGGCGAGATCGGCCAGACCCAATTCCTGCCATCGTCCTACATCAAGTACGGCGTCGATTTCGACGGCAACGGCCATGTCGACCTGCGCCACTCCGTCCCCGACGTGCTGGCCTCCACCGCCAATCTGCTGCACACCGCGGGCTTCAAGAACGGCCAGCCCTATGGCGAGGGCACCGCCAATTTCGAAGCCATGCGCGAATGGAACAGGGCCACCATCTACCGCAAGACCATCGCCTATTTCGCCGACCGGCTGGCGGCGGGCCGCTAA
- a CDS encoding GIY-YIG nuclease family protein has translation MGNPLSGEDRKAAIAAYKERKVVAGIYLVRCTATGQAWVGQWPNVTTIQNRIWFTLRQGSHPNRDLQAAWQHNGAAHFQFEILERLDAEETTYVRDALLKERAAHWRSTLDARPI, from the coding sequence ATGGGCAACCCATTGAGCGGCGAGGACAGGAAGGCGGCCATTGCGGCCTACAAGGAGCGCAAGGTCGTCGCCGGCATCTATCTGGTCCGCTGCACGGCGACCGGGCAGGCGTGGGTCGGCCAGTGGCCCAACGTCACGACTATCCAGAACCGCATCTGGTTCACGCTGCGGCAGGGCAGCCATCCGAACCGCGACCTGCAGGCAGCCTGGCAGCACAACGGCGCAGCGCATTTCCAGTTCGAGATTCTCGAACGGCTGGATGCGGAGGAGACGACCTACGTGCGGGACGCCCTGCTGAAGGAGCGCGCCGCCCACTGGCGATCGACGCTCGATGCAAGGCCGATCTGA